Proteins from one Planctomyces sp. SH-PL62 genomic window:
- a CDS encoding FAD-binding and (Fe-S)-binding domain-containing protein, which yields MDERRARIYDDLRGIVSGDLYFEPLDRAPYALGAGPFEIDPLGVVAPRSAEDVATLARYATENSLTLHPRGAATDAGGGALGDGLIVDFSRHLRRITAIGEDRVEAEAGVVFDAVNARLAPLGRRLEPTPATSEAATLGGAIGVDASGSRSCRYGPTSRWVERLGVVSAQGETADFGFEPWPAYEDESADFKSLVVRKLLRVHKRRRWAWEARGESGTAASPLRDRAGYRLGEAADDVGVDLARLLCGAEGTLAMVVRATLRTVPLPAATAVVILPFVRLVEAAGCVPFLTGGDTSPTACDLYDWRSVSLARDAEPLFREHVGEAVESVMVVEFEGASPGEVAGRARLLIEKAYRTGLLSADPAVVHRRADCERLVRLRKWIEPLFLRGRGRSAPSPILEDVTVPVEGLAPAIRSLQDVLRRRDLTWTLDVFAAEGRIRMRPFLDPGDPAGLDRLEDLASEFFDVVLEAGGTIAGSQGCGLLRTPFLPRQLGEQARAFRDVKDAFDPGRLLNPGKVVEDARQGARRLKAFPEIPGPTPDVGPGPASGLVAAPEAVQAVAAVGGPASPLILPVLRWPGDDPTTVASSCNGCGSCRGTDPALRMCPSFRAFGEEAASPRALANLVRQASAGMVDPRSWGSAEFLSKAGYCIHCKLCQTECPAGVDVSSLVMEAKAAFVEDHGLAPQEWIFSRLEMWARLASRFPIVSNFLMSRRGARWLLERALGVSRRRVLPPVRRTPFTRRAAKLGLHRPRPSKPGPRVVYFVDVYANYYDHELAESVVGVLQQAEVNVYVPPSQRSSGMAPLVVGDVDHARELALRNLRVLGDAVRDGYTVVCSEPTAALMLRQEYVKLTDDLDAALVAQSTMDLGQYLQGLDARGQLPAPGEPVRARVGYHQPCHLRALEVGLPGFDLLRKVPELDVEFINRGCSGMGGTFGLRRDQFRASLRAGRGLHKRLMDDDIEIGSTECGACRIQMEQGLSKRTLHPIKLLALAYGLNPSLRLHFKDPKPRHAMS from the coding sequence GTGGACGAACGCCGAGCCCGCATCTACGACGACCTGCGCGGCATCGTTTCCGGGGACCTCTACTTCGAGCCCCTGGACCGGGCCCCGTACGCGCTGGGGGCGGGGCCGTTCGAGATCGACCCGCTGGGGGTGGTGGCCCCCCGATCGGCCGAGGACGTGGCGACGTTGGCGCGGTACGCCACCGAGAACAGCCTGACCTTGCACCCCCGAGGGGCTGCGACCGACGCCGGCGGCGGGGCGCTGGGGGACGGCCTGATCGTGGATTTCAGCCGCCACCTGCGGCGGATCACGGCGATCGGCGAGGATCGCGTGGAGGCCGAGGCGGGCGTCGTCTTCGACGCGGTGAACGCGAGGCTCGCCCCCCTGGGCCGCCGCCTGGAGCCGACGCCCGCGACCTCGGAGGCGGCGACGCTGGGAGGGGCGATCGGCGTGGACGCCTCTGGCTCGCGGTCCTGCCGATACGGGCCGACGAGCCGATGGGTGGAGCGGCTGGGCGTCGTCTCCGCGCAGGGGGAGACGGCCGATTTCGGCTTCGAGCCCTGGCCCGCGTACGAGGACGAGTCGGCCGACTTCAAGTCGCTGGTCGTGCGCAAGCTGCTCCGGGTCCACAAACGTCGGCGATGGGCGTGGGAGGCGCGGGGCGAGTCGGGGACGGCCGCGTCGCCGCTTCGCGATCGCGCCGGCTATCGGTTGGGGGAGGCGGCCGACGACGTGGGCGTCGACCTGGCCCGGCTGCTCTGCGGCGCCGAGGGGACGCTGGCGATGGTCGTCCGGGCGACCTTGCGGACGGTCCCGCTCCCGGCCGCGACGGCGGTGGTGATCCTGCCGTTCGTGCGGCTGGTGGAGGCGGCCGGCTGCGTGCCGTTCCTGACCGGCGGCGACACCTCGCCGACCGCGTGCGACCTCTACGACTGGCGTTCGGTGAGCCTGGCGCGAGACGCCGAGCCCCTGTTCCGCGAGCACGTCGGCGAGGCGGTCGAGTCGGTGATGGTGGTCGAGTTCGAGGGGGCCTCCCCGGGCGAGGTGGCCGGTCGGGCCCGGCTTTTGATCGAGAAGGCGTATCGCACCGGGCTGCTCTCGGCCGACCCGGCCGTGGTCCACCGTCGGGCGGACTGCGAGCGGCTGGTGCGGCTCAGGAAGTGGATCGAGCCGCTGTTCCTGCGCGGGCGCGGCCGGTCGGCGCCGTCGCCGATCCTGGAGGACGTGACGGTCCCCGTGGAGGGGCTCGCGCCGGCGATCCGCAGCCTTCAAGACGTGCTCCGCCGTCGCGACCTGACCTGGACGCTCGACGTCTTCGCCGCCGAGGGTCGGATTCGGATGCGGCCGTTCCTGGACCCGGGCGATCCGGCCGGTCTCGACCGCCTGGAGGACCTGGCGTCGGAGTTCTTCGACGTGGTCCTGGAGGCCGGCGGCACGATCGCGGGGTCGCAGGGCTGCGGGCTCCTGCGGACGCCGTTCCTCCCCCGGCAGCTCGGCGAACAGGCGCGCGCCTTCCGCGACGTCAAGGACGCGTTCGACCCGGGCCGGCTGCTCAACCCCGGCAAGGTCGTCGAGGACGCCCGCCAGGGGGCCCGACGTCTCAAGGCGTTCCCGGAGATCCCCGGCCCGACGCCCGACGTCGGCCCCGGCCCCGCTTCGGGCCTCGTCGCCGCGCCGGAGGCCGTCCAGGCGGTCGCGGCGGTCGGCGGGCCGGCGTCCCCCTTGATCCTGCCGGTCCTGCGGTGGCCGGGGGACGACCCCACGACGGTCGCCTCGTCGTGCAACGGCTGCGGGAGCTGTCGGGGGACGGACCCGGCCTTGCGGATGTGCCCGAGCTTCCGGGCCTTCGGCGAGGAGGCGGCGTCGCCCCGGGCGCTGGCGAATCTGGTGCGGCAGGCGTCGGCCGGGATGGTCGACCCGCGCTCGTGGGGCTCGGCCGAGTTTCTCTCCAAGGCCGGCTACTGCATCCACTGCAAGCTCTGCCAGACCGAGTGTCCGGCGGGCGTCGACGTGTCGAGCCTGGTGATGGAGGCCAAGGCGGCGTTCGTGGAGGATCACGGGCTGGCGCCCCAGGAGTGGATCTTCTCACGCCTGGAGATGTGGGCGAGGCTGGCCAGCCGGTTCCCAATCGTCTCCAACTTCCTGATGTCCCGCCGCGGCGCGCGATGGCTCCTGGAGCGGGCGCTGGGGGTCTCGCGGCGACGAGTCTTGCCGCCGGTGCGGCGGACGCCGTTCACGCGTCGGGCGGCCAAGCTGGGTCTCCACCGGCCGAGGCCGTCGAAGCCCGGCCCGCGGGTGGTCTACTTCGTGGACGTGTACGCCAACTACTACGACCACGAGCTGGCCGAATCGGTCGTCGGGGTGCTCCAGCAGGCCGAGGTGAACGTCTACGTCCCCCCCTCGCAGCGCAGCTCGGGGATGGCGCCGCTGGTCGTCGGCGACGTGGATCACGCGCGGGAACTGGCCCTGCGGAACCTCCGCGTGCTCGGCGACGCGGTGCGAGACGGCTACACCGTGGTCTGCTCCGAGCCGACCGCCGCGCTGATGCTGCGGCAAGAGTACGTCAAGCTGACCGACGACCTCGACGCGGCGCTGGTGGCCCAGAGCACGATGGACCTGGGCCAGTATCTCCAAGGCCTGGACGCGAGGGGCCAGCTCCCCGCGCCGGGAGAGCCGGTCCGGGCGCGGGTCGGCTACCATCAACCCTGCCACCTGCGGGCGCTGGAAGTGGGGCTCCCCGGCTTCGACCTGCTCCGGAAGGTCCCCGAGCTGGACGTCGAGTTCATCAACCGGGGGTGCTCGGGCATGGGGGGGACGTTCGGCCTCCGCCGCGACCAGTTCCGCGCCAGCCTCCGCGCCGGGAGGGGCCTGCACAAGCGGTTGATGGACGACGACATCGAGATCGGCTCGACCGAGTGCGGCGCGTGCCGGATCCAGATGGAACAGGGCCTCTCCAAGCGGACGCTCCACCCGATCAAGCTGCTGGCCCTGGCCTACGGGCTCAATCCGTCGCTCCGGCTCCACTTCAAGGACCCCAAGCCGAGACACGCGATGTCCTGA
- the folE gene encoding GTP cyclohydrolase I FolE, giving the protein MSESTPHHPFDLDRIRRAVREILLAVGEDPNREGLLETPDRVARMYAEVFQGLHQDPRIHLRKAFTHKCDEMVLIRDIRFVSFCEHHLLPVIGQAHVAYIPNGKVVGLSKIPRVIDVLAKRPQLQERLTEEVADLLMRELDARGVAVVIEASHSCMTIRGVQKPDSSFVTSAVRGGFKDDSATRAEVMSLIFGSRR; this is encoded by the coding sequence ATGTCCGAGTCGACCCCGCACCACCCCTTCGATCTGGACCGCATCCGCCGGGCCGTCCGCGAGATCCTCCTGGCCGTGGGCGAGGACCCCAACCGCGAGGGCCTGCTGGAGACGCCCGACCGCGTGGCGAGGATGTATGCCGAGGTCTTCCAGGGGCTCCACCAGGACCCCCGCATCCACCTTCGCAAGGCGTTCACCCACAAGTGCGACGAGATGGTCCTGATCCGGGACATCCGGTTCGTCAGCTTCTGCGAGCATCACCTGCTGCCGGTGATCGGCCAGGCGCACGTGGCGTACATCCCCAACGGCAAGGTCGTGGGCCTTTCCAAGATCCCTCGCGTCATCGACGTCCTCGCCAAGCGTCCCCAGCTCCAGGAGCGGCTGACCGAGGAGGTCGCCGACCTGCTGATGCGGGAACTGGACGCGCGGGGCGTGGCCGTGGTCATCGAAGCCAGCCATAGCTGCATGACCATCCGAGGCGTCCAGAAGCCGGACAGCTCGTTCGTCACCAGCGCCGTACGCGGCGGGTTCAAGGACGACTCCGCCACGCGGGCCGAGGTCATGTCCCTCATCTTCGGCTCCCGGCGCTGA
- the queG gene encoding tRNA epoxyqueuosine(34) reductase QueG translates to MHPRDLSRRLKEQAIALGFDRAGIAPAVRPPDYDRFRDWLDSGFDAGMTYLRKHADARAHPDSVLEGVRSVLMVSLVYGEGPSGPPRPTSGKIARYARGDDYHHVVRARLEALIEWLRAEAPGVSARAVVDTAPLLERDFARLAGLGWIGKNTLLIDRKLGSFTFLGALLVDVDLEPDAPHETSHCGTCTRCLDACPTDAFDGPHRLDARKCISYWTIEHVGPIPEPAGSNLDGWVFGCDVCQDVCPWNRKAPPGLIPELAPRPEWDAPDLLEWLGRSKGDWKRALRGSAMQRTRRNGLLRNAAMAMGVEGRLDAVPALAGRLADRGEDSAVRAAAAWALGRLATPEARAALDAHRHDDDPAVREAVAGAG, encoded by the coding sequence ATGCACCCCCGCGATCTCTCGCGACGGCTCAAGGAACAGGCGATCGCCCTGGGCTTCGACCGCGCGGGGATCGCCCCGGCCGTCCGCCCCCCGGACTACGACCGATTCCGCGACTGGCTCGACTCCGGCTTCGACGCCGGCATGACCTACCTGCGCAAGCACGCCGACGCCCGCGCCCACCCCGATTCCGTCCTGGAAGGGGTCCGCTCGGTCCTCATGGTCAGCCTGGTCTACGGCGAAGGTCCGTCCGGCCCCCCCCGGCCGACCTCCGGCAAGATCGCCCGATATGCGCGAGGGGACGACTACCACCACGTCGTCCGGGCCCGGCTGGAAGCCCTGATCGAATGGCTCCGGGCCGAGGCCCCCGGCGTCTCGGCCCGGGCGGTGGTCGACACGGCGCCCTTGCTGGAGCGCGACTTCGCCAGGCTCGCCGGCCTGGGCTGGATCGGCAAGAACACCCTGCTGATCGACCGGAAGCTCGGCAGCTTCACGTTCCTGGGGGCCTTGCTGGTCGACGTCGACCTGGAGCCGGACGCCCCGCACGAGACGTCGCACTGCGGGACCTGCACGCGATGCCTCGACGCCTGCCCGACGGACGCCTTCGACGGCCCCCACCGGCTCGACGCCCGCAAGTGCATCAGCTACTGGACCATCGAGCACGTCGGCCCGATCCCCGAGCCGGCGGGGTCGAACCTCGACGGCTGGGTCTTCGGCTGCGACGTCTGCCAGGACGTCTGCCCGTGGAACCGCAAGGCCCCCCCCGGCCTCATCCCCGAGTTGGCCCCACGGCCCGAGTGGGACGCCCCCGACCTGCTGGAATGGCTGGGCCGCTCAAAGGGGGACTGGAAGCGGGCGCTCCGGGGCTCGGCGATGCAACGGACCCGCCGCAACGGCCTGCTCCGCAACGCCGCGATGGCGATGGGCGTGGAGGGCCGACTCGACGCCGTCCCGGCGCTCGCCGGGCGCCTGGCCGATCGCGGCGAGGATTCCGCCGTCCGGGCCGCCGCCGCCTGGGCGCTCGGCCGGCTGGCCACGCCCGAGGCGCGGGCCGCGCTCGACGCCCATCGCCACGACGACGACCCGGCCGTCCGCGAGGCCGTCGCGGGGGCCGGGTGA
- a CDS encoding outer membrane protein assembly factor: protein MERNLIEADVINKRPPRRRPRAARVLAFVAALLGLAAAASTASAQAVPKGTVVEIRVEGNSGITAEKIRGKLLSKTNAPFDQQKVDADLRTLIGTKWFTDVQPFYEEKPPGSGEIVLIFRVKEMPILRSVEFRGRRKIPLKEIEENTGLKVGNRADPTRTRLAVQQIERLYVEKGYELAQVSLLEGGEADTTKVVIQIFEGPKYQLASIDFKGNVFATDAQLWNKISSRKPILAGFGGKYHRDMLDEDARKLIEYYQSQGFFEVRVAPVTRPGEGLGDVHLTFVVSEGVRYHVRDLVFEGNSRIKEEQLRDGLQLHSGKPFLDVVRDADREAMLKRYYELGCIKTQIVAEPRFSNEPGVVDLVYKIEESMPFTLGEIVVRGNSRTRDEVIRREFWQAGLLPGEVLDQNRLALAQQRLRNLGYFNENPEMGKQIEVKIVNERPFDKPYRDLMMPLISEIGSTRMQAADEPAGAAAPREIARAGAPAPVAVATTPLSATTSPSANAAPAAAPRVRMQGEDYSVVPAPVDSAVGGADSGPSMLQPFGSGSGGYFSPPADTVPPIRVPAPAAEPAPGFLGAAPPAAPGRSQPPVGSGEPPGSFPSIPGLNMTDVGPDRNDPFPNRSYADIVTTLEEAPTGRLMVGVAASSFQGLFGNVTVYEKNFDLFNVPRSFNDIFNGMAFRGGGQEFRLDLQPGTLINRFQASLRDPYLLGLPIGGAAAGYYFNRLYPDWSESRGGGRFSLGRQFGTSTYADVAARVEDVNFYGYRSPAPAQYLAASGHSFLASLRPSLRFDNRNSPFMATKGQYAELSFEQGWGTYTWSKFDAEGRVHYTTGSRPDGTGKRFVTLRGHFGIATQSLPVYERFFAGNFGSLRGFQYRTVSPKAMGVPTGGVMMALGSLEYQFPWTAADTVHQVVFTDFGTVENDYSFNKLRVSVGTGLRLMVPALGPVPLGFDIAIPVMSAEGDALRYFNFSMSASY, encoded by the coding sequence GTGGAGCGAAATCTCATCGAAGCCGACGTCATCAATAAGAGGCCGCCGCGCCGACGCCCCAGGGCGGCCCGCGTCCTGGCCTTCGTCGCCGCCCTGCTGGGCCTGGCGGCCGCGGCCTCCACGGCCTCGGCGCAGGCGGTCCCCAAGGGGACGGTCGTCGAGATCCGCGTCGAGGGGAACTCGGGGATCACCGCGGAGAAGATCCGCGGCAAGCTCCTGAGCAAGACCAACGCCCCCTTCGACCAGCAGAAGGTGGACGCCGACCTGCGGACCCTGATCGGCACCAAGTGGTTCACCGACGTCCAGCCGTTCTACGAGGAGAAGCCCCCCGGCAGCGGCGAGATCGTGCTGATCTTCCGCGTCAAGGAGATGCCCATCCTCCGATCGGTCGAGTTCCGGGGGCGCCGGAAGATCCCCCTGAAGGAGATCGAGGAGAACACCGGCCTGAAGGTCGGCAACCGCGCCGACCCCACCCGCACGCGACTGGCCGTCCAGCAGATCGAGCGGCTGTACGTCGAGAAGGGCTACGAGCTGGCCCAGGTCTCGCTCCTCGAAGGAGGGGAAGCCGACACCACCAAGGTGGTCATCCAGATCTTCGAAGGCCCCAAATATCAGCTGGCGTCGATCGACTTCAAGGGGAACGTCTTCGCCACCGACGCCCAGCTCTGGAACAAGATCTCCAGCCGCAAGCCGATCCTCGCCGGCTTCGGCGGCAAGTACCACCGCGACATGCTCGACGAGGACGCCCGCAAGCTGATCGAATACTACCAGTCCCAGGGCTTCTTCGAGGTCCGGGTCGCCCCCGTCACCCGGCCCGGCGAGGGCCTGGGGGACGTCCACCTCACGTTCGTGGTCTCCGAAGGGGTCCGCTACCACGTCCGCGACCTCGTCTTCGAGGGGAACTCGCGGATCAAGGAGGAGCAGCTCCGCGACGGGCTCCAGCTCCACTCCGGCAAGCCCTTCCTCGACGTCGTCCGCGACGCCGACCGCGAAGCCATGCTCAAGCGCTATTATGAGCTGGGCTGCATCAAGACCCAGATCGTCGCCGAGCCCCGGTTCAGCAACGAGCCCGGCGTGGTGGACCTCGTCTACAAGATCGAGGAGAGCATGCCGTTCACCCTCGGCGAGATCGTCGTCCGGGGCAACTCCCGCACCCGCGACGAGGTCATCCGCCGCGAGTTCTGGCAGGCCGGGCTCCTCCCCGGCGAGGTCCTCGACCAGAACCGCCTGGCCCTGGCCCAGCAGCGGCTCCGCAACCTCGGGTACTTCAACGAGAACCCGGAGATGGGCAAGCAGATCGAGGTCAAGATCGTCAACGAGCGGCCCTTCGACAAGCCCTACCGCGACCTCATGATGCCCCTCATCAGCGAGATCGGCAGCACCCGGATGCAAGCGGCCGACGAGCCCGCCGGCGCCGCCGCTCCCAGGGAGATCGCCAGGGCCGGCGCCCCCGCGCCCGTGGCGGTCGCGACGACGCCCCTCTCCGCGACGACTTCCCCCTCCGCGAACGCGGCCCCGGCCGCCGCGCCCCGGGTCCGCATGCAGGGCGAGGACTACTCGGTCGTCCCCGCGCCCGTCGATTCGGCGGTCGGCGGGGCCGACTCCGGGCCGTCGATGCTCCAGCCGTTCGGGTCCGGCTCCGGGGGCTACTTCAGCCCCCCCGCCGACACCGTCCCGCCGATCCGCGTCCCCGCCCCGGCCGCCGAGCCCGCGCCTGGGTTCCTGGGGGCGGCCCCCCCCGCCGCGCCGGGGCGGAGCCAGCCGCCGGTGGGCTCGGGCGAGCCGCCGGGATCGTTCCCGAGCATCCCCGGCCTGAACATGACCGACGTCGGCCCCGACCGCAACGACCCGTTCCCGAATCGGTCCTACGCCGACATCGTGACCACGCTTGAGGAAGCCCCCACCGGCCGCCTGATGGTCGGCGTGGCCGCCAGCAGCTTCCAGGGCCTCTTCGGCAACGTCACGGTCTACGAGAAGAACTTCGACCTCTTCAACGTCCCGCGCTCGTTCAACGACATCTTCAACGGCATGGCCTTCCGGGGCGGCGGCCAGGAGTTCCGCCTGGACCTCCAGCCGGGCACGCTGATCAACCGCTTCCAGGCCAGCCTCCGCGATCCCTACCTCCTCGGGCTCCCCATCGGCGGCGCCGCCGCCGGCTACTACTTCAACCGTCTCTATCCCGACTGGTCCGAGTCGCGCGGCGGCGGCCGATTCTCGCTGGGACGCCAGTTCGGCACCAGCACCTACGCCGACGTCGCGGCCCGCGTCGAGGACGTGAACTTCTACGGCTATCGGAGCCCCGCCCCGGCCCAGTACCTCGCGGCCAGCGGCCATTCGTTCCTGGCCTCGCTTCGCCCCAGCCTCCGGTTCGACAACCGCAACAGCCCGTTCATGGCGACCAAGGGCCAGTACGCCGAACTCTCCTTCGAACAGGGCTGGGGAACCTACACCTGGTCCAAGTTCGACGCCGAGGGCCGCGTCCACTACACCACCGGCAGCCGCCCCGACGGCACCGGCAAGCGGTTCGTCACCCTCCGAGGCCACTTCGGCATCGCGACCCAGTCTCTGCCGGTCTATGAGCGGTTCTTCGCCGGTAACTTCGGCAGCCTTCGCGGCTTCCAGTACCGCACCGTCAGCCCCAAGGCGATGGGCGTCCCGACCGGCGGCGTGATGATGGCCCTGGGCTCGCTGGAATACCAGTTCCCCTGGACCGCCGCCGACACCGTCCACCAGGTCGTCTTCACCGACTTCGGCACCGTCGAGAACGACTACAGCTTCAACAAGCTGCGGGTCTCCGTCGGCACCGGCCTCCGCCTCATGGTCCCGGCCCTCGGCCCCGTCCCCCTCGGCTTCGACATCGCCATCCCCGTCATGTCCGCCGAGGGCGACGCCCTCCGCTACTTCAACTTCAGCATGAGCGCCAGCTACTGA
- a CDS encoding LON peptidase substrate-binding domain-containing protein, with protein sequence MGDELDLKDFSGRARLFPLPGVVMFPHVVAPLHIFEPRYRRMVEDALDGDRLIAMVQVAADPATAWKEPPPVAQVGCLGRIVHHERLADGRFNILLLGLKRARLIRETPDPELLYRTAEVVLIEDEPSSRAEAEGRAYLVDRFRDVLGAAGDFDPEFFKLLANAESLGGLTDVMAHALPFSAESKQRLLAEPSVDVRVRMLYRWIGELVLVPPEKRPFPPPFSDN encoded by the coding sequence ATGGGCGACGAGCTGGATTTGAAGGATTTCTCGGGGCGGGCGCGGCTGTTCCCGCTCCCCGGGGTGGTGATGTTCCCGCACGTCGTCGCCCCGCTGCACATCTTCGAGCCGCGGTATCGGCGGATGGTCGAGGATGCGCTGGACGGCGATCGGCTGATCGCGATGGTGCAGGTCGCGGCCGATCCGGCGACGGCGTGGAAGGAGCCCCCTCCCGTGGCGCAGGTCGGCTGCCTGGGGCGGATCGTCCACCACGAGCGGCTGGCCGACGGCCGGTTCAACATCCTGCTCCTGGGCCTGAAGCGGGCCCGCCTGATCCGCGAGACTCCCGACCCCGAGCTTCTGTACCGTACGGCCGAGGTCGTGCTGATCGAGGACGAGCCGTCGTCGCGGGCCGAGGCGGAAGGCCGGGCGTACCTCGTGGATCGCTTCCGCGACGTGCTGGGCGCGGCGGGAGACTTCGACCCCGAGTTTTTCAAGCTTCTGGCCAACGCCGAATCGCTCGGGGGCCTGACCGACGTCATGGCCCACGCCCTCCCCTTCTCCGCCGAGTCCAAACAGCGTCTGCTCGCCGAGCCTTCGGTCGACGTCCGGGTCCGCATGCTCTACCGTTGGATCGGCGAGCTCGTCCTGGTTCCCCCCGAGAAGCGCCCGTTCCCGCCCCCCTTCAGCGACAACTGA
- the metF gene encoding methylenetetrahydrofolate reductase [NAD(P)H], whose amino-acid sequence MHILDIFDANPTTFSFEFFPPKTDKASADLFENIARLQELQPSFVSVTYGAGGSTRERTHDLIVRIQQQTNITAVSHLTCVCHSEPELAAILDRYAESGIENILALRGDPPRNLEAYDPAADAFQYADQLVRFVRSRTTGDARGFGVGVAGFPEGHPGTPNRREEMDNLKRKVDAGADYICTQLFFGNDDFYDFRERCDLAGIRVPILAGIMPITSRETLMRIFELALGARVPAKLLRAVDRCGDSNESIAKVGVHWATEQCRDLLDNQVRGLHFYTLNRSDATRRIYENLGVKDSLALASRKPA is encoded by the coding sequence ATGCACATCCTCGACATCTTCGACGCCAACCCCACGACCTTCAGCTTCGAGTTCTTCCCGCCGAAGACCGACAAGGCGTCGGCCGACCTGTTCGAGAACATCGCCCGGCTCCAGGAGTTGCAGCCGTCGTTCGTGTCGGTGACCTACGGGGCCGGCGGCTCCACCCGTGAGCGCACCCACGACCTGATCGTCCGCATCCAGCAGCAGACCAACATCACGGCCGTCTCCCACCTGACCTGCGTCTGCCACTCGGAACCGGAACTGGCCGCGATCCTCGACCGCTACGCCGAATCCGGCATCGAGAACATCCTGGCCCTCCGCGGCGACCCCCCCCGGAACCTCGAAGCCTACGACCCCGCCGCCGACGCCTTCCAGTACGCCGACCAGCTCGTCCGATTCGTCCGCTCCCGCACGACCGGCGACGCGCGCGGATTCGGCGTCGGCGTGGCCGGCTTCCCCGAGGGCCATCCGGGGACCCCCAACCGCCGCGAGGAGATGGACAACCTCAAGCGCAAGGTCGACGCCGGGGCCGACTACATCTGCACCCAGCTCTTCTTCGGCAACGACGACTTCTACGACTTCCGCGAGCGCTGCGACCTGGCCGGGATCCGCGTGCCGATCCTCGCCGGGATCATGCCGATCACCTCGCGCGAGACCCTGATGCGGATCTTCGAGCTGGCCCTGGGCGCGCGGGTCCCGGCCAAGCTCCTCCGCGCCGTCGACCGCTGCGGCGATTCCAACGAGTCGATCGCCAAGGTCGGCGTCCACTGGGCCACCGAGCAGTGCCGCGACCTGCTGGACAATCAGGTCCGGGGGCTCCACTTCTACACCTTGAACCGCTCCGACGCCACCCGGCGGATCTACGAGAATTTGGGCGTCAAGGACTCCCTGGCCCTCGCCAGCCGCAAGCCGGCCTGA
- the nth gene encoding endonuclease III, producing the protein MAKKKNPAAIDPKAQARLVLPVLKKAYPEALCALVHDGPFQLLVATILSAQCTDARVNMVTPELFQRFPDARSLAAADRDEVEEVVRSTGFFRAKARNLQEMAARLQQDHGGEVPPDLDALTALPGVGRKTANVVLGTAFGLATGVVVDTHVKRLSTRLGLTSRATPEQIERDLVAILPRDEWVGFSHRLIFLGRETCLARKPRCSRCPMADFCPRIGVTSSA; encoded by the coding sequence ATGGCGAAGAAGAAGAATCCGGCGGCGATCGACCCGAAGGCCCAGGCCCGGCTCGTCCTGCCGGTACTCAAGAAAGCGTATCCCGAGGCCCTCTGCGCGCTCGTCCACGACGGCCCGTTCCAGCTCCTCGTCGCCACGATCCTCTCGGCCCAGTGCACCGACGCCCGCGTCAACATGGTCACGCCCGAGCTGTTCCAACGCTTCCCCGACGCCCGATCGCTGGCCGCGGCCGACCGCGACGAGGTCGAGGAGGTGGTCCGCTCCACGGGCTTCTTCCGGGCCAAGGCCAGGAATCTGCAGGAGATGGCCGCCAGGCTCCAGCAGGACCACGGCGGCGAGGTCCCCCCCGACCTCGACGCCCTCACGGCGCTCCCCGGCGTCGGCCGCAAGACGGCCAACGTGGTCCTGGGTACGGCCTTCGGCCTGGCGACCGGCGTGGTCGTCGACACCCACGTCAAACGCCTGTCCACCCGCCTGGGCCTCACCTCCCGAGCGACCCCGGAACAGATCGAGCGCGACCTGGTCGCGATCCTCCCGCGCGACGAATGGGTCGGATTCAGCCATCGGCTGATCTTCCTCGGCCGGGAAACCTGCCTGGCGCGCAAGCCGCGATGCAGCCGTTGCCCGATGGCCGATTTCTGCCCCAGGATCGGCGTCACCTCGTCAGCGTAG